One genomic window of Procambarus clarkii isolate CNS0578487 chromosome 43, FALCON_Pclarkii_2.0, whole genome shotgun sequence includes the following:
- the LOC138373672 gene encoding ribosome-binding protein 1-like: protein MRQGAMRQGAMGQGARGQGAMRQGAMGQGARGQGAMGQGAMRQGAMGQGARGQGAMRQGAMGQGARGQGAMRQGAMRQGAMGQGARGQGAMGQGAMRQGARGQGAMRQGAMGQGARGQGAMRQGAMRQGAMGQGARGQGAREQGSMRQGAMRQGARRQGARRQGDRRQVTRITASTKPRHLKALKTKNTMKTRDQEYNELV, encoded by the coding sequence ATGAGACAGGGAGCCATGCGACAGGGAGCCATGGGACAGGGAGCCAGGGGACAGGGAGCCATGCGACAGGGAGCCATGGGACAGGGAGCCAGGGGACAGGGTGCCATGGGACAGGGAGCCATGCGACAGGGAGCCATGGGACAGGGAGCCAGGGGACAGGGAGCCATGCGACAGGGAGCCATGGGACAGGGAGCCAGGGGACAGGGAGCCATGAGACAGGGAGCCATGCGACAGGGAGCCATGGGACAGGGAGCCAGGGGACAGGGAGCCATGGGACAGGGAGCCATGCGACAGGGAGCCAGGGGACAGGGAGCCATGCGACAGGGAGCCATGGGACAGGGAGCCAGGGGACAGGGAGCCATGAGACAGGGAGCCATGCGACAGGGAGCCATGGGACAGGGAGCCAGGggacagggagccagggaacagGGATCCATGAGACAGGGAGCCATGAGACAGGGAGCAAGGAGACAGGGAGCcaggagacagggagacaggagaCAGGTCACCCGGATCACCGCTTCAACCAAGCCAAGACACCTCAAAGCCCTTAAGACTAAGAATACAATGAAAACCCGAGATCAAGAATATAATGAGCTCGTATAA